TCGAGCAGGAACTCGGTGATGTACGGGGTCAGCCACGGGTTCACGTAACCGTCGTCACCCCACATCGAGAAGTTGCCATTGGCTACCTGCATCGACGCCAACCGACCAAACGCGCCTTCCATGCGTTCGCGGCGTGTCTTGGCATCCAGACCATCGGCGCCAAGCATCGACGACGTCGCCTGGTCCAGGATCAGCGCGGCGTAGCCCTTGCTGGTGGTCTGCTCGGCACAGCCGTAGGGGTAGTTCAACGCGCCCTGCAGGGCACTGGCGAACGGAATCGGCGGCAACGGGCTGACCAGCAGCCGTGCGTTCACCGACTCGGACATCAGGCCCTCGGTCAGGCTGTTGTCGAGGCTGACCGCCGCCAGCGGATCCAGCGTGCGCACCTGGGAACGCAGCACCTGCGGCCACGCAGCACGCACCGGCAGGTCGTAACGGCGGTCGGCCTTGAAGCCGTTGCCGTCCACGCGCACCCGCACCTTGGCCACGCTGTGGCCCTCGCGTGCGGACAACGGGAAGCTCAACGTGGTCTTGGCATCGGCATTCAACTGCACGCTGCGGCTGCCCTCGCCCAGGTTCAGCGGGCCCTCGCTTTCCACCTTCACGTTGAACTGGCCCGGCTTGCCGGTGAAGTTCTGCACGTCCAGGGTCACGGTGCTGCGGTCGCCCGGGGCCAGCACGCGCGGCATGCTGGCTTCGGCCAGGATCGGCGCACGCACGATGGTTTCCACGTCGCGCTTGCCGTACTGGTCATCGCTGTAGACCAGCGCCGACACGCGCAGTGTACCGTTGAAGTCCGGCACCTTCAGGCGGATGCGGGCATTGCCCTTGGCATCCAGCGGCACCGGGCCGGAGAACAGGTCCACGGTCTGCACGCGCGCGGTCGGGCGCTTGGCCTGCGGCAACGCCTGCAGCGCCATGTCGCCACCGAACTTCAGCTTGCCGCTGCTGCCGTCGAAGCTCTCGATGACCCGGCTGTAGATGTCGTAGGCATCGATGCCGAGGCGACGCTGGGCGAAGAAGTGCGCACCGGCGTCGGGCACCGGGAAGCGGGTGATGTTGAGGATGCCCACGTCCACCGCCGAGACGGTGACGTGCGCCATCTTGCCGGCCAACTGTGGTGCGCTGACCGTCACCGGCAGATCCTGCTCCGGGCGCATCTGCTTGGGCGCGGCCAGGCCGACGGCCACGGTGCGGCCCTTGCGGTCCATCGGCACATGCACCACGCCCACGGCACGGGCCGGCGTAATCTTGCTCGGCGCGCTGCCGCCCCGGAACACCAGCGCAGTGATGTAGACGTCGTGGCGTTCCCAGTCAGCGGTGACCGGAATCTTGAAGGTCGAACCCGGCTTGGCCTCGATGTCCTGCACGTACAGCATGCGGTCGGTCTCGACCATCAGGATGCCCTTGCCGGCATGCGGCGGGGTCACCGTCACCTCCAGCGTGTCACCGGCCTTGTAGCCGGTCTTGTCCAGGCCCAGCTTGACCTTGTCCGGGCGTGCATCCAGGCCCCGGTTGTCATCACCCCAGCTCCAGCCGGCGCGGAACGGATAGCGGCTGGTCAGGCCGGTGGACGGATCGAACACGTCCACCCGGTACTCGCCCCACTCCACCGGCACATCGAAGGCCACCGCGCTGCCGCCGGCATCGACGGTGCGCGTTTCCTTGTTCTCGAAACGGCGGGTGAAGTCGTAGTCCCAGCGATTGTCGTTGAAGGTCCAGTGGTAATCGCGCAGTTCGCGCACCAGGGTGATCTTCAAGCCCTTGGCCGGCTGCGGCTTGCCCGCTGCATCCACGCGCATCAGCTCGAAGCGCGCATTGCCGTTGGCATCGGCACCGTCTTCGGGATTGAACAGCGGGCGCACGCCCACCAGCGCATTGGCCGGCCACATCACCCGCTTCAGGGTGCGGGTGACGGTACGGCCGCCGGTCTCGTACAGGCTGCCGGACAGCACCACCGCGATCGGCGCCTTGGCCTTGGCGGCCTCTTCCGGCAGGGCCACGTCCTCGCGCAACTGGCCGTTGGCCGGCAGCGTGGTGTCGATCACGTCCTTGGCTTCGCGCGGCAGCTGCAGGGTCGGGTCGCCGAAGAAGTAGCCCGGCAGGCCCTCCACCGGCTGCTGCTCGGCCGCCACTGCCATGCGCGCGGTGAAGCGGTTGCCATCGGCCGGCGCACCATACAGATAGGCGCCATTGGCCTGCAGGCGCAGCTCCTCGCCCGGCTTCAGCGTCTTCTGCGCGCTGTCCAGGTCCAGCTTCATGCGCTCGGGCAGGAACTCCTCGATACGCAGGGTCATGCCCTGGATCGCTTCCTTGCTGGCCGGTTCGGTGCGGAACTCGACCTGCCAGCGCCCGGTCGGCGCCTCGGCGGGGATCACCTGCTCGAAGTTGATGTAGCCCTGGTCGCCCGGCTGCAGGCGCGTCTCGCGGAAGGTCTTGCCGTCGGGCTGCTTCAGGCGCAGGAACACCGGTTGCGCCTTGACCGGCTTGCCATCGTTGTCACGCAGCAGCGCGGACAGGCGCACGGTCTCGCCCGGGCGGTACAGGTCGCGGCCGGACCAGGCGTAGACGTCGAACCAGGCATTGTCACGGCCGGCCACGGCGAACTCGCTCAGGTCCAGCGCCGGCTGGTTGAACGGCAGGAAGCTGGTGTCCTTGCCGCTGCTGGCGACCAGCACGTGGGTGGCGTCCAGGGTGTAGTTCAGCAGTGCGTTGCCATTGCCATCCGTGCTGCCCTTCAGCACCACCTCGCCCTTGGCGTCGAGCACGCGCAGGTCGATGCCCTTCAGCGGCGCGCCGTCCTTCAGGCCGGCGGTGTGCACGAACAGCTTGTCCTTGTACGCACGGGTATGCAGGCCGATGTCACTGACCGAGAAGAACGCGGTATCGAACTCGCCCTCGTAGTCACCGGTGCGCTTGAGCAGGGCGAAGTACAGTCCCGGCTCCTGCAGTTCCTTGATGTCCTGGGTCGGCAGGTAGGTCAGCACCCGCTCGTTCTGCTTGCCGCCAAGGATGAAGCGGTTGACGTAGACCGGCTCGGCCAGCTTGTTGATCGGGGTGCGCTCGTAGTCGCTGCTCAGCTCCCAGCTGCCGCGGCGGCCACCGCGCTGGTACTGGCTGAAGAAGGTTGGCAGGTCCTTCTCGCGCACGCGCAGGAACTCGACGTCGACCTCCGGCACGTTCACCGACACCACCGGCAGGCCACGGCTGTCCTTGGCGGGCAGCACGCTGCCCTGCGAAGCGAAACCGACCACCGGCTTCAGCTCGCCGCTGAACACCTTCTGCTTCAGTTCCTTGCCCAGGCGGCTGCCATCGGCGGCCAGCAGGTCCGGCGAGACCACCAGGCTGAACTCCTTGCCGGCCTCAACGAACGGGTAGCGCAGGGTCAGGCCGTCATCGGACAGCGTCCAGCTGCTGTCGTCGGTGCCGACCTTTTCCTCGAAGCGCACCAGCGTGTCGAAGTCCTGGGTGCCGACCAGCGGGCGCGAGAACTCCAGCGCCAGCGACAGGCCGTCATTCTTCTGGTCCGGGTAGGCGCGCAGCAGGGTGAACTCCTTCACCTGTTCGGCCTTGGTGGTGATCGCTTCACCACTGGCCTTGGGCAGCTGCCCGCTGTCGTTGCGGCAGCCGGCCAGGCCCAGCAACAGGCCTCCTGCCAGTACCGCCGCCGCCCATCCCCACCGCTTCCGCCGTGCCGGACCGCTCATGTCGTCACTCCTTGATCGAAGTGGCCATTATAGGCAGGCCGCGTCAAGGTGTTGACGCGGATTCGGCAGGAATGCATCGGGGCAGTAGCGCCGGGCCATGCCCGGCGGGCCGGTCCCCAGCCAAGCGCTCCCTACCCTGGCAGGAACAGGTCCACGTAATCGGTCACCGGCATCGCCGCCAGCGCCACCGGATCCAGCGATGCCGCCAGGATGCGCTGCTGCTGGGTGGTCGGGAAGCGGTGGGCCAGGTGCCGGCGGAACTTGTCCATCAGCAACGGAATGCCTTCGGCGCGGCGACGGGCGTGGCCCAGCGGGTATTCCACCAGTACCTCGGTCAGCTCAGTGCCGTCGCTGAAGCGCACGCTCAGGCCGTTGGCGATGCTGCGCTTGTCCGGGTCCAGGTAATCGGCGCTGAGCTGCGGATCCTCATGACAGGCCATCTTCGCGCGCAGTGCGTCGATGCGCGGGTCGGCGGCGACGTCATCCTCGTAGTCCTCCGCCGTCAACCGCCCGTGCAGCAACGCGATGGCCACCATGTACTGCACGCAGTGGTCGCGGTCGGCCGGGTTGTGCAGCGGGCCCTGCTTGTCGATGATGCGGATGCAGGCTTCCTGGGTCCGGATCGCGATATGCGCGATGTCTTCGACCCGTCGCCCCATCGCGCGCAGCTGCTGGTGCAGCCTGATCGCTGCCTCCACCGCAGTCTGGCCGTGGAACTCGGCCGGATAGCTGATCTTGAACAGCACGTTCTCCATCACATAGCTGCCCAGCGGCCGCCCCAGCGTCAACGCCTGACCGCGCATGGATACGGCCTCGAAACCCCAGGTCGGTGCACTCAATACGCTGGGATAGCCCATCTCGCCGCTGGCCGCCATCAGCGCCAGGCGCACGCCTCGACTCGTCGCATCACCGGCCGCCCAGCTCTTGCGCGAACCGGTGTTCGGCGCGTGCCGGTAGGTGCGCAGCGCCTGGCCATCGACCCAGGCCAGTGACAGTGCATTGAGCATGCGCTCGCGGTCCAGACCGAGCAGCTGCGAGACCACCGCAGTGGTGGCGACCTTGACCAGCACCACGTGGTCCAGCCCGACCCGGTTGAAGGAATTCTGCAGCGCCAGCACGCCCTGGATCTCGTGCGCCTTGATCATCGCCAGCAGCACGTCGTGCACGGTCGGCGGCGGGCGACGCAGGGCCGGCGCGTTGCGCCCCAGCCAGTCGCAGACGGCCAGGATGCCGCCGAGATTATCGGAAGGATGGCCCCACTCGGCGGCCAGCCAGGTATCGTTGAAGTCGAGCCAGCGCACCATTGCGCCGATGT
This genomic interval from Stenotrophomonas sp. 57 contains the following:
- a CDS encoding alpha-2-macroglobulin; protein product: MSGPARRKRWGWAAAVLAGGLLLGLAGCRNDSGQLPKASGEAITTKAEQVKEFTLLRAYPDQKNDGLSLALEFSRPLVGTQDFDTLVRFEEKVGTDDSSWTLSDDGLTLRYPFVEAGKEFSLVVSPDLLAADGSRLGKELKQKVFSGELKPVVGFASQGSVLPAKDSRGLPVVSVNVPEVDVEFLRVREKDLPTFFSQYQRGGRRGSWELSSDYERTPINKLAEPVYVNRFILGGKQNERVLTYLPTQDIKELQEPGLYFALLKRTGDYEGEFDTAFFSVSDIGLHTRAYKDKLFVHTAGLKDGAPLKGIDLRVLDAKGEVVLKGSTDGNGNALLNYTLDATHVLVASSGKDTSFLPFNQPALDLSEFAVAGRDNAWFDVYAWSGRDLYRPGETVRLSALLRDNDGKPVKAQPVFLRLKQPDGKTFRETRLQPGDQGYINFEQVIPAEAPTGRWQVEFRTEPASKEAIQGMTLRIEEFLPERMKLDLDSAQKTLKPGEELRLQANGAYLYGAPADGNRFTARMAVAAEQQPVEGLPGYFFGDPTLQLPREAKDVIDTTLPANGQLREDVALPEEAAKAKAPIAVVLSGSLYETGGRTVTRTLKRVMWPANALVGVRPLFNPEDGADANGNARFELMRVDAAGKPQPAKGLKITLVRELRDYHWTFNDNRWDYDFTRRFENKETRTVDAGGSAVAFDVPVEWGEYRVDVFDPSTGLTSRYPFRAGWSWGDDNRGLDARPDKVKLGLDKTGYKAGDTLEVTVTPPHAGKGILMVETDRMLYVQDIEAKPGSTFKIPVTADWERHDVYITALVFRGGSAPSKITPARAVGVVHVPMDRKGRTVAVGLAAPKQMRPEQDLPVTVSAPQLAGKMAHVTVSAVDVGILNITRFPVPDAGAHFFAQRRLGIDAYDIYSRVIESFDGSSGKLKFGGDMALQALPQAKRPTARVQTVDLFSGPVPLDAKGNARIRLKVPDFNGTLRVSALVYSDDQYGKRDVETIVRAPILAEASMPRVLAPGDRSTVTLDVQNFTGKPGQFNVKVESEGPLNLGEGSRSVQLNADAKTTLSFPLSAREGHSVAKVRVRVDGNGFKADRRYDLPVRAAWPQVLRSQVRTLDPLAAVSLDNSLTEGLMSESVNARLLVSPLPPIPFASALQGALNYPYGCAEQTTSKGYAALILDQATSSMLGADGLDAKTRRERMEGAFGRLASMQVANGNFSMWGDDGYVNPWLTPYITEFLLDAKDAGFAVPDNVLQKALNRLSEDLLSGGNQFYGQDDREKLKFANQAYSGYVLARVNRAPLGTLRTLYDNERSKAVGGLSLVHLGVALSLQGDAKRGQAALAAAFAKSSSERPSYFGDYGSAIRDDALMIALTHENKLAKPAWDARAVDLGRGLDARRNAGWMWLSTQEQMAIARLGKALAANQKALVAGELVIGANSEAIGERKLFGRNFSASELASGVRFTPQGQPPMFASIDVAGIPRSAPAPDNSVLGVERSYFGTDGKPWTPRPLKEGEALIVRVTVTADTTMPDALLTDLLPAGLEIENFNLGDAKQWADVVVDGITISDRSEAADTKHEEFRDDRYVAALKLSRGSKANVFYLVRAVTPGTYSVPPPQVEDMYRPQLRGVGRSNPTTITVVQP
- a CDS encoding bifunctional 2-methylcitrate dehydratase/aconitate hydratase, which translates into the protein MPDSHTPSNERAAWDALLVDIVDYVRDARIDSPLAFQTAHHCLLDTLGCGLEALSFPTCSKLLGPLVPGISVVNGARVPGTHYVLDPVQAAFNIGAMVRWLDFNDTWLAAEWGHPSDNLGGILAVCDWLGRNAPALRRPPPTVHDVLLAMIKAHEIQGVLALQNSFNRVGLDHVVLVKVATTAVVSQLLGLDRERMLNALSLAWVDGQALRTYRHAPNTGSRKSWAAGDATSRGVRLALMAASGEMGYPSVLSAPTWGFEAVSMRGQALTLGRPLGSYVMENVLFKISYPAEFHGQTAVEAAIRLHQQLRAMGRRVEDIAHIAIRTQEACIRIIDKQGPLHNPADRDHCVQYMVAIALLHGRLTAEDYEDDVAADPRIDALRAKMACHEDPQLSADYLDPDKRSIANGLSVRFSDGTELTEVLVEYPLGHARRRAEGIPLLMDKFRRHLAHRFPTTQQQRILAASLDPVALAAMPVTDYVDLFLPG